In a genomic window of Pseudomonas putida:
- a CDS encoding GntR family transcriptional regulator, protein MTLPKFNAPDLGNAPSTSEIITRHLRDAIVAGHFAEDEPIRQDDIARQFNVSKIPVREALKRLEAEGLVMFQRNRGAMVTRVSDAELAQMFEVRMLLEDKVLRLAIPNMTEATFARAESICQEFVGEDDVGRWAELNWELHACLYEPAQRPFLVGLIRSVNDKLERYLRMQMSLSAGKERADHEHREIIAACRAGDVDRAVKLLDEHIAGVCKTLFEHLPHHH, encoded by the coding sequence GTGACCCTACCCAAATTCAATGCTCCCGACTTGGGCAATGCCCCCTCGACATCGGAAATCATCACCCGACACCTGCGCGATGCCATCGTCGCCGGGCATTTCGCCGAGGATGAACCGATTCGCCAGGACGACATCGCCCGGCAGTTCAACGTCAGCAAGATCCCCGTGCGCGAAGCCCTCAAGCGTCTGGAAGCCGAAGGCCTGGTGATGTTCCAGCGCAATCGCGGGGCGATGGTCACGCGGGTGTCCGATGCGGAACTGGCGCAGATGTTCGAAGTGCGCATGTTGCTCGAAGACAAGGTGCTACGCCTGGCCATCCCGAACATGACCGAAGCCACCTTTGCCCGCGCCGAGAGCATCTGCCAGGAGTTCGTTGGCGAGGATGACGTGGGGCGCTGGGCAGAGCTGAACTGGGAACTGCACGCCTGCCTCTACGAACCGGCGCAACGGCCGTTTCTGGTGGGCCTGATCCGTTCGGTCAACGACAAGCTGGAGCGTTACCTGCGCATGCAGATGAGCCTGTCGGCCGGCAAGGAGCGCGCCGATCACGAACACCGGGAAATCATCGCTGCCTGCCGCGCTGGCGACGTCGACCGGGCGGTGAAGCTGCTCGACGAGCACATTGCCGGCGTCTGCAAGACCCTGTTCGAGCACCTGCCGCACCATCACTGA
- a CDS encoding 4-hydroxyproline epimerase, producing the protein MKRITVIDSHTGGEPTRLVTAGFPDLGNGSMAERRQQLAEKHDHWRAACVLEPRGSDVLVGALLCEPVDPSACAGVIFFNNTGYLGMCGHGTIGLVASLAHLGKIGPGVHSIETPVGTVQATLHPDHSVSVRNVPAYRYRKAVALQVPGIGEVVGDIAWGGNWFFLIAEHGLRVAGDNLDALTAYTYAVQQALEDQGIRGEDGGLIDHVELFADDAQADSRNFVLCPGKAYDRSPCGTGTSAKLACLAADDKLQPGQIWRQASVIGSEFEGSYELQGERIVPTIRGRAFISAEASLIIEQDDPFAWGIRP; encoded by the coding sequence ATGAAACGCATCACTGTGATTGACTCCCACACCGGCGGCGAACCGACCCGTCTGGTGACCGCCGGTTTCCCCGACCTGGGCAACGGCAGCATGGCCGAACGTCGACAGCAGCTGGCTGAAAAACATGACCATTGGCGCGCCGCCTGCGTGCTCGAACCACGGGGCAGCGATGTGCTGGTCGGCGCATTGTTGTGCGAACCGGTCGACCCGAGTGCCTGCGCCGGGGTGATTTTTTTCAACAACACCGGCTACCTCGGCATGTGCGGCCACGGCACCATCGGCCTGGTGGCCTCGCTGGCGCATCTGGGCAAGATCGGCCCGGGCGTGCACAGCATCGAAACGCCGGTGGGCACGGTGCAGGCGACCCTGCATCCGGACCACTCCGTCAGCGTGCGCAACGTGCCGGCTTACCGCTATCGAAAGGCGGTGGCGTTGCAGGTACCGGGGATTGGTGAGGTGGTCGGTGACATCGCCTGGGGCGGCAACTGGTTTTTCCTCATTGCCGAGCACGGCCTGCGGGTCGCCGGCGACAACCTCGATGCACTGACTGCCTATACCTACGCGGTGCAGCAAGCCCTGGAAGATCAGGGCATTCGCGGTGAAGACGGCGGATTGATCGACCATGTCGAACTGTTCGCCGACGATGCCCAGGCCGACAGCCGCAACTTCGTGCTCTGCCCCGGCAAGGCCTACGACCGTTCACCGTGCGGCACCGGCACCAGCGCCAAACTGGCGTGCCTGGCAGCCGATGACAAATTGCAGCCGGGGCAGATCTGGCGTCAGGCGAGCGTGATCGGCAGCGAGTTCGAGGGCTCGTACGAACTGCAAGGCGAGCGCATCGTGCCGACGATTCGCGGCCGCGCCTTCATCAGCGCCGAGGCCAGCCTGATCATCGAACAGGACGACCCGTTCGCCTGGGGCATTCGCCCGTGA
- a CDS encoding NAD(P)/FAD-dependent oxidoreductase, whose protein sequence is MTQGQAADVIVIGAGIIGAACAQALARRGLRVLVLDAGLHGATAAGMGHLLVLDDNPAELALSQYSLQRWRELGPDLPEGCAYRSNGTLWLAANAEEMAVAESKYLNLQAQGVACELVAHRALHSREPALREGLEGGLLINGDGILYAPATAHWMLDNANIEQRRARVSEVDGNRVRLEDGQWLHAEAVILANGIQATELCPELPIEPKKGHLLITDRYPGKVTHTLVELGYVTSAHNATGPSTACNIQPRPTGQLFIGASRQFGTTDPEVEGWMLAKMLKRAIEYMPGLAQLNGIRAWTGFRAASPDGLPLVGQHPQRKGLWLAVGHEGLGVTTAPGTADLLVAQLFGETSPLAAQPYLPQRFLGEAIHA, encoded by the coding sequence GTGACCCAGGGCCAGGCGGCCGATGTGATCGTGATCGGTGCCGGCATCATCGGCGCCGCTTGCGCCCAGGCCCTGGCCCGACGCGGCTTGCGCGTGCTGGTGCTGGACGCCGGCCTGCACGGCGCGACGGCAGCGGGCATGGGGCACTTGCTGGTGCTCGATGACAACCCGGCCGAGCTGGCCTTGAGTCAATATTCGCTGCAACGCTGGCGCGAACTGGGGCCGGACCTGCCCGAGGGTTGCGCGTACCGCAGTAACGGTACCTTGTGGCTGGCGGCCAATGCCGAAGAAATGGCCGTGGCCGAGAGCAAATACCTGAACCTTCAGGCCCAGGGCGTGGCCTGCGAACTGGTCGCCCACCGTGCCTTGCACAGCCGTGAGCCGGCATTACGCGAAGGCCTGGAAGGGGGTTTGCTGATTAACGGCGACGGCATTCTCTACGCCCCGGCGACGGCCCACTGGATGCTCGACAACGCCAACATCGAACAACGGCGGGCACGGGTCAGCGAAGTCGACGGCAACCGCGTGCGCCTCGAAGACGGCCAGTGGCTGCACGCCGAGGCGGTCATTCTGGCCAACGGCATACAGGCCACCGAGCTGTGCCCGGAATTGCCGATCGAACCGAAAAAAGGTCACCTGCTGATCACCGATCGCTACCCCGGCAAGGTCACCCACACGCTGGTGGAACTGGGCTATGTCACCAGTGCCCACAACGCCACGGGGCCGTCGACCGCCTGCAATATCCAGCCGCGACCGACCGGGCAATTGTTCATTGGCGCCTCGCGGCAATTCGGCACAACGGATCCTGAGGTCGAAGGCTGGATGTTGGCGAAAATGCTCAAGCGCGCAATCGAGTACATGCCCGGCCTGGCGCAGCTCAACGGCATCCGAGCCTGGACCGGCTTTCGCGCCGCCAGCCCCGACGGCCTGCCGCTGGTGGGCCAGCACCCGCAACGCAAGGGCCTGTGGCTGGCCGTCGGGCACGAAGGACTCGGGGTCACCACCGCCCCTGGCACGGCGGACTTGCTGGTTGCGCAATTGTTCGGCGAGACATCGCCACTGGCGGCGCAACCCTATCTACCGCAACGTTTTCTCGGAGAGGCCATCCATGCCTGA
- a CDS encoding 2Fe-2S iron-sulfur cluster-binding protein, translating into MPDLILDGCALRVAEGTTVAAALALAGDGSSRTSVSGQRRAPLCGMGICQECRVTINGRRRLACQTLCENDMQVQTRP; encoded by the coding sequence ATGCCTGATTTGATCCTGGACGGCTGCGCCCTGCGGGTGGCCGAGGGCACGACTGTCGCAGCCGCACTGGCCCTCGCCGGCGACGGTAGCAGCCGCACCTCGGTCAGCGGGCAGCGACGCGCACCGCTATGCGGCATGGGCATTTGCCAGGAGTGCCGGGTGACCATCAACGGCCGTCGCCGACTGGCCTGCCAGACCCTGTGCGAGAACGACATGCAGGTGCAGACCCGACCATGA
- a CDS encoding AraC family transcriptional regulator — translation MFPSLNAFKPCDLPTLLSSLQPIATLLDTLSDVAFFIKDTQARYIFVNQTLALRCGFKRSEQLLGLTADQVFPARFGPLYTEQDRRVLSTGRELSDQLELHLYLGNQPVWCLTHKLALQDDQGRIVGLAGISRDLQLPQSNHPAFQKLAAVDAHIRRYFARPISLAELTAIAGFSVAQLERHCKRVFQLTPRQMIHKARLEEGSQLLLDTDLPITEIALRCGYTDHSAFSRQFRALTSLSPSQYREGRR, via the coding sequence ATGTTCCCGTCACTCAACGCCTTCAAACCCTGTGACCTGCCCACCCTGCTCAGCAGCCTGCAGCCCATCGCAACGCTGCTCGATACCCTGTCGGACGTGGCGTTCTTCATCAAGGACACCCAGGCCCGCTACATCTTCGTCAACCAGACCCTGGCCTTGCGCTGCGGCTTCAAACGCAGCGAACAACTGCTGGGCCTGACCGCCGACCAGGTGTTCCCCGCACGCTTCGGCCCGCTGTACACCGAACAGGATCGCCGCGTGCTGTCCACCGGCCGCGAACTGTCCGATCAGCTGGAGCTGCACCTGTATCTGGGCAACCAGCCGGTCTGGTGCCTGACCCATAAACTCGCGCTGCAGGATGATCAAGGGCGCATCGTTGGCCTGGCCGGGATCTCGCGGGATCTGCAATTGCCCCAGTCCAATCACCCCGCTTTCCAGAAACTCGCCGCGGTGGACGCGCATATCCGGCGCTATTTCGCCCGGCCGATCAGCCTGGCCGAACTGACGGCGATTGCCGGGTTTTCCGTGGCGCAACTGGAGCGCCATTGCAAACGGGTGTTCCAGCTCACCCCACGGCAGATGATCCACAAGGCCCGCCTCGAAGAAGGCTCGCAGCTGTTGCTGGACACCGACCTGCCCATCACCGAAATCGCCCTGCGCTGCGGTTACACCGACCACAGTGCATTCAGCCGTCAGTTCCGCGCCCTCACCAGCCTGTCGCCCAGCCAGTACCGCGAAGGTCGTCGCTGA
- a CDS encoding transporter substrate-binding domain-containing protein — protein sequence MKNPAFAVALSAVLSTSFIATAHADKLDDIIGSGKLRCAVTLDFPPMGFRDASNSPAGFDVDYCNDLAKILGVEAEVVETPFPDRIPALISGRADVIVASTSDTLERAKTVGLTVPYFAFQMVVLTRDNTGINNFSDLKGKALGNTSGTFEAIALEADVKKWGSGSFRAYQSQNDTLLAVAQGHIDATVVTNTVAAATIKSGKYKNLKVAGNAPYTIDYVSLGAKRSEYGLLNYLNLFVNQQVRSGRYNELFTKWVGTEIPPTDLTVPKVYY from the coding sequence ATGAAAAACCCCGCATTTGCCGTAGCCCTCAGCGCTGTTCTCAGTACTTCCTTCATCGCCACCGCCCACGCCGACAAGCTCGACGACATCATCGGTTCGGGCAAGCTGCGCTGCGCCGTGACCCTGGACTTCCCGCCCATGGGCTTCCGTGATGCGAGCAACAGCCCGGCCGGTTTCGACGTGGACTATTGCAATGACCTGGCGAAGATCCTGGGCGTGGAGGCCGAAGTGGTGGAAACGCCGTTCCCCGACCGCATCCCGGCGCTGATTTCCGGGCGCGCCGACGTGATCGTTGCCTCCACCTCTGACACCCTCGAACGGGCCAAGACCGTTGGCCTGACCGTGCCTTACTTCGCCTTCCAGATGGTGGTGCTGACCCGCGACAACACCGGCATCAACAATTTCAGCGACCTCAAGGGCAAGGCCCTGGGCAACACCAGCGGCACCTTTGAAGCCATCGCCCTGGAAGCCGATGTGAAGAAATGGGGCAGCGGTTCATTCCGCGCTTATCAATCGCAAAACGACACGCTTCTGGCGGTGGCCCAGGGTCACATCGACGCCACGGTGGTGACCAATACCGTGGCCGCCGCAACGATCAAGTCGGGCAAATACAAAAACCTCAAAGTCGCCGGTAACGCGCCGTACACCATCGACTATGTGTCCCTGGGCGCCAAGCGCAGCGAGTACGGTCTGCTCAACTACCTCAACCTGTTCGTCAACCAGCAGGTGCGCAGCGGTCGCTACAACGAGTTGTTCACCAAATGGGTCGGCACCGAAATCCCGCCGACCGACCTGACCGTGCCGAAGGTCTACTACTGA
- a CDS encoding aconitase X has protein sequence MSGSMLTGRSLVAGCAQGELLFADVGLSFWGGVDSRSGEVIDRHHCLSGQYLAGRVLAIPSGRGSCTGSSVLMELISNGHAPAALVLAEADEILTLGVLVAQTIFERSLPVLCIGREAFAALRGGAFARVENASVRVFDRVPVDTWQAADTPLDSSDIPHHIELSEFDRALLDGEHGKAAQMAMQIVLRMAQIQGAPRLVDVTQAHIDGCIYTGPASLRFAEQLVQWGAKVRVPTTLNSISVDQRRWRELGIDPALGEPASALGDAYMAMGAQLSFTCAPYLLDSAPKAGEQIVWAESNAVVYANSVLGARTLKYPDYLDICIALTGRAPLIGCHLDAQRKAQLLIELPPLSDLDDAFYPLLGYHIGTLTGSRIPLVLGLEKQQPDLDDLKAFGAAFATTSAAPLFHIAGVTPEALDPSKVLEPDTELPVQRIHLEDLLLSWRELNSARDNRVDAVTLGNPHFSLGEFAHLARLCRGRRKHPQVVLAITCGRAVLEQARAAGHLDEIETFGATLVTDTCWCMLGEPVIPPAATTLMTNSGKYAHYAPGLVGRSVHFASLAECVDAACTGVASGRLPTWLHPALPMETPANV, from the coding sequence ATGTCTGGATCCATGCTCACCGGTCGTAGCCTGGTGGCGGGCTGTGCCCAGGGTGAACTGTTGTTCGCCGATGTGGGCTTGAGCTTCTGGGGTGGCGTCGACTCCCGCAGTGGCGAGGTCATCGACCGTCACCATTGCCTGAGTGGCCAATACCTGGCCGGTCGTGTGCTGGCGATCCCCAGCGGTCGTGGCTCCTGTACCGGCAGCAGTGTGCTGATGGAACTGATCAGCAACGGTCATGCACCGGCCGCGCTGGTACTGGCCGAGGCCGATGAGATCCTGACCCTGGGCGTGCTGGTGGCACAGACCATTTTCGAGCGTTCCCTGCCGGTGCTGTGCATCGGCCGGGAGGCCTTCGCTGCCTTGCGCGGCGGGGCCTTTGCCCGTGTGGAAAATGCGTCGGTGCGGGTCTTCGATCGGGTGCCTGTCGATACCTGGCAGGCGGCCGACACGCCGCTGGATAGCAGCGACATCCCCCATCACATCGAGCTCAGTGAATTCGACCGCGCGCTACTCGATGGCGAACATGGCAAGGCCGCGCAGATGGCGATGCAGATCGTCCTGCGCATGGCGCAAATCCAGGGCGCGCCGCGTCTGGTGGATGTCACCCAGGCCCACATCGATGGCTGCATTTACACCGGCCCCGCGAGCCTGCGCTTTGCCGAACAACTGGTGCAGTGGGGCGCGAAGGTTCGCGTACCCACCACCCTCAATTCGATCTCCGTCGACCAGCGTCGCTGGCGCGAGTTGGGCATCGACCCGGCGCTCGGCGAACCGGCCAGTGCCTTGGGCGATGCCTACATGGCGATGGGCGCACAGCTGAGTTTCACCTGCGCGCCCTACTTGCTCGACAGCGCACCGAAGGCTGGCGAGCAGATCGTCTGGGCCGAATCTAACGCGGTGGTCTACGCCAACAGTGTGCTCGGCGCACGCACCCTCAAGTACCCGGACTACCTGGATATCTGCATCGCCCTGACCGGCCGTGCGCCCCTGATCGGCTGTCACCTGGACGCCCAACGCAAGGCGCAACTGCTGATTGAATTACCGCCGTTGAGTGATCTTGATGATGCTTTCTATCCCTTGCTCGGCTACCACATCGGCACCCTCACCGGCAGCCGGATCCCACTGGTATTGGGATTGGAAAAACAGCAGCCGGACCTCGACGACCTGAAAGCTTTCGGCGCAGCGTTTGCCACCACCTCCGCCGCGCCGCTGTTCCACATCGCCGGGGTCACTCCCGAAGCACTTGACCCCTCGAAAGTGCTGGAACCGGACACCGAATTGCCGGTGCAAAGGATCCACCTGGAGGACCTGTTGCTCAGTTGGCGCGAACTCAACAGCGCCCGGGACAACCGGGTGGATGCGGTCACGTTGGGCAACCCGCATTTCTCCCTCGGCGAATTCGCCCACCTGGCGCGCCTGTGCCGTGGCCGGCGCAAGCATCCGCAGGTGGTGCTCGCCATCACCTGCGGTCGTGCAGTGCTGGAACAGGCGCGCGCCGCCGGGCACCTCGACGAGATCGAAACCTTTGGCGCCACGCTGGTGACCGACACCTGCTGGTGCATGCTCGGCGAGCCGGTGATCCCGCCGGCCGCCACCACCTTGATGACCAACTCGGGCAAGTACGCCCATTACGCACCGGGACTGGTGGGGCGCAGCGTGCACTTCGCCAGCCTTGCCGAATGCGTCGATGCCGCCTGCACTGGCGTTGCCAGCGGGCGACTGCCGACCTGGTTGCACCCTGCCCTGCCGATGGAGACCCCTGCGAATGTTTGA
- a CDS encoding amino acid ABC transporter permease — protein MFDYTFQWRATLRALPDMLAGAWVTFETAALSMIFGVLIALALTVMRETKNPLLRGIGNGWVSIARNTPSLFQIYVLYFGLGSMGLHVSSWFALLAGITFNNAGYLAENFRGGLKAVPGTQVRAARSLGMSAFQAYRMIVVPQLLRIVFYPLSNQMVWAVLMTSLGVIVGLNNDLTGVTQDYNVKTFRSFEYFTIAAVLYYLIAKAIVATARLMAWRLFRY, from the coding sequence ATGTTTGATTACACCTTCCAGTGGCGCGCGACCCTGCGCGCCTTGCCGGACATGCTCGCCGGCGCCTGGGTCACGTTCGAGACCGCCGCGCTGTCGATGATTTTCGGCGTGCTGATCGCCCTGGCGCTGACGGTCATGCGAGAAACCAAAAACCCGCTGTTGCGCGGCATCGGCAACGGCTGGGTGTCGATTGCCCGCAACACGCCGTCGCTGTTCCAGATCTACGTGCTGTATTTCGGCCTGGGCTCGATGGGCCTGCATGTCAGCTCGTGGTTCGCCCTGCTGGCCGGGATCACCTTCAACAACGCCGGCTACCTGGCGGAAAACTTTCGCGGCGGGCTCAAGGCCGTGCCCGGCACCCAGGTGCGGGCCGCGCGCTCGCTGGGCATGAGCGCCTTCCAGGCCTACCGGATGATCGTCGTCCCACAGCTGTTGCGGATCGTCTTTTACCCGTTGAGCAACCAGATGGTCTGGGCGGTACTGATGACCTCGCTGGGGGTGATTGTCGGGCTCAACAACGACCTCACGGGCGTGACCCAGGATTACAACGTCAAGACCTTCCGCTCCTTCGAATATTTCACCATCGCCGCGGTGCTGTACTACCTGATCGCCAAGGCCATCGTCGCGACGGCCCGGCTGATGGCCTGGCGGCTGTTCCGTTACTGA
- a CDS encoding amino acid ABC transporter permease yields MFSTSFSWNDLLFLLNGAWVTLQLTCWAILLGTLVGLLFGLLRALLPRLTLPLAWVLDVFRSVPLLIQFVLFNSLKSIVGLNISAFSVGCIVLGVYAAAYFTEIVRGGVLSVPPTLRRASRSLGLSFFQDLRWIVLPIATRVAFPGWLNLVLGVMKDTALVMWIGIVELLRASQTIVTRIQEPLLVLCVAGLIYYVMSLVVARLGARLERRWQEND; encoded by the coding sequence ATGTTTTCCACCAGCTTTTCCTGGAACGATCTGCTGTTCCTGCTCAACGGCGCCTGGGTCACGCTGCAACTGACCTGCTGGGCGATCCTGCTCGGCACGCTCGTGGGGCTGCTGTTCGGTTTGCTGCGCGCGCTGTTGCCACGACTGACCCTGCCGCTGGCCTGGGTGCTGGACGTGTTTCGCAGCGTGCCGCTGCTGATCCAGTTCGTGCTGTTCAACTCGCTCAAGAGCATCGTCGGCCTGAACATCAGCGCCTTCAGCGTCGGTTGCATCGTGCTCGGGGTGTACGCCGCCGCGTACTTCACCGAGATCGTGCGTGGCGGCGTGCTCTCGGTACCGCCCACCCTGCGCCGGGCCAGTCGATCGCTGGGCCTGAGTTTCTTCCAGGACCTGCGCTGGATCGTCCTGCCGATCGCCACCCGCGTGGCTTTCCCCGGCTGGCTGAACCTGGTCCTGGGTGTGATGAAAGACACTGCGCTGGTGATGTGGATCGGCATCGTCGAACTGCTGCGCGCCTCGCAAACCATCGTGACCCGCATTCAGGAACCGTTGCTGGTGCTGTGCGTGGCGGGCCTCATCTACTACGTCATGAGCCTGGTGGTCGCACGCCTCGGCGCTCGTCTGGAAAGAAGGTGGCAAGAAAATGATTGA
- a CDS encoding amino acid ABC transporter ATP-binding protein, with product MIEIENVHKSFGDLDVVKGVSLTVDKGEVVSIIGGSGSGKSTLLMCINGLEPIQKGNIRVDGVEVHQRGTDLNRLRQRIGIVFQQWNAFPHLTVLENVMLAPRKVLGKSKAEAEELAVQQLTHVGLGDKLKVFPGKLSGGQQQRMAIARALAMSPDYMLFDEATSALDPQLVGEVLDTMRMLAEDGMTMVLVTHEIRFARDVSDRVAFFRNGLVHEIGSPDQVIGNPLQAETAAFLKSVK from the coding sequence ATGATTGAGATCGAAAACGTACACAAATCCTTCGGCGACCTGGATGTGGTCAAGGGGGTCAGCCTGACGGTGGACAAGGGCGAAGTGGTCTCCATTATCGGCGGCTCCGGCTCAGGCAAGTCGACTCTGCTGATGTGCATCAACGGCCTGGAGCCGATCCAGAAAGGCAACATCCGCGTGGACGGCGTCGAGGTGCACCAGCGCGGCACCGACCTCAATCGCCTGCGGCAACGGATCGGCATCGTGTTCCAGCAGTGGAACGCCTTCCCGCACCTGACCGTGCTGGAAAACGTGATGTTGGCGCCGCGCAAGGTGCTGGGCAAGAGCAAGGCCGAGGCCGAGGAACTGGCGGTGCAACAACTGACCCACGTCGGACTTGGCGACAAGCTCAAGGTGTTCCCCGGCAAACTCTCCGGCGGCCAGCAACAGCGCATGGCCATCGCCCGCGCCCTGGCCATGTCACCGGACTACATGCTGTTCGACGAAGCCACCTCGGCCCTCGACCCGCAACTGGTCGGCGAAGTGCTGGACACCATGCGCATGCTCGCCGAAGACGGCATGACCATGGTGCTGGTGACCCACGAGATCCGCTTCGCCCGGGACGTGTCCGACCGCGTGGCGTTCTTTCGCAATGGCCTGGTGCACGAGATCGGCTCGCCGGATCAGGTGATTGGTAATCCGTTGCAGGCCGAGACGGCGGCGTTTTTGAAGTCGGTGAAATAA
- a CDS encoding trans-3-hydroxy-L-proline dehydratase — MRSSKVIHVVSCHAEGEVGDVIVGGVAPPPGATVWEQSRWIARDETLRNFVLNEPRGGVFRHVNLLVPAKDPRAQMAWIIMEPADTPPMSGSNSLCVATVLLDTGILPMTEPQTRLVLEAPGGLIEAVADCRDGKVQRVEVKNVPSFADRLDAWIEVEGLGSLKVDTAYGGDSFVIADAKGLGFSIRPDEAADLVAVGLKITRAANEQLGFTHPLNPEWSHISFCQIAAPVEYENGIATGANAVVIQPGKIDRSPTGTGCSARMAVLQAKGLMQVGERFIGRSIIGSEFHCRIDSLTEVAGRPAIYPCISGRAWITGTHQLLLDPSDPWPQGYRLSDTWPGA, encoded by the coding sequence ATGCGCTCATCGAAAGTAATCCACGTCGTCAGCTGCCACGCCGAAGGTGAAGTCGGCGATGTCATTGTCGGGGGTGTCGCCCCACCACCCGGCGCCACCGTGTGGGAACAATCGCGCTGGATCGCGCGGGACGAAACCCTGCGCAACTTCGTGCTCAACGAACCCCGTGGCGGGGTGTTCCGCCACGTCAACCTGCTGGTGCCGGCCAAGGACCCGCGGGCACAGATGGCCTGGATCATCATGGAACCGGCGGACACCCCGCCGATGTCCGGCTCCAATTCATTGTGCGTGGCCACCGTGCTGCTCGACACCGGCATCCTGCCGATGACCGAGCCGCAAACCCGGCTGGTGCTTGAAGCTCCCGGTGGCCTGATCGAGGCCGTGGCCGATTGTCGTGACGGCAAGGTCCAGCGGGTGGAAGTGAAGAACGTGCCCTCCTTCGCCGATCGCCTGGACGCGTGGATCGAAGTGGAAGGTCTGGGCTCGCTCAAGGTCGACACTGCCTATGGCGGCGACAGTTTCGTGATCGCCGACGCCAAGGGCCTGGGCTTTTCCATCCGCCCCGATGAGGCCGCCGATCTGGTGGCGGTCGGGCTGAAAATCACCCGCGCGGCCAATGAACAGTTGGGCTTCACCCATCCGCTGAACCCCGAGTGGTCGCACATCTCCTTCTGCCAGATTGCGGCGCCCGTCGAGTATGAAAACGGCATCGCCACCGGCGCCAATGCGGTGGTGATCCAACCGGGCAAGATCGACCGCTCGCCGACCGGCACGGGTTGCTCGGCGCGCATGGCGGTATTGCAGGCCAAGGGATTGATGCAGGTGGGTGAACGCTTCATTGGTCGTTCGATCATCGGTTCGGAGTTTCACTGCCGCATTGACTCGCTGACCGAAGTGGCCGGCCGCCCCGCCATCTACCCCTGCATTTCCGGCCGGGCCTGGATCACCGGCACTCACCAGTTGCTGCTCGATCCGAGCGATCCATGGCCACAAGGTTATCGACTGTCCGACACCTGGCCCGGAGCCTGA
- a CDS encoding dihydrodipicolinate synthase family protein codes for MSKRINWSGVFPAVTTQFNDDFSINLDKTHQVISNVIRDGVSGLVVCGSVGENTSLTAEEKIAVTEVAVDASRGRVPVICGVAEFTSVQAAKVANAVRKVGVDGVMLMPALVYGSKPFETAEHYRYVAKNADVPLMVYNNPPIYKNDVTPDILISLADCDNVVCFKDSSGDTRRFIDVRNEVGDRFVLFAGLDDVVLESIAVGAEGWVSGMSNVFPKEGETIFRLAKAGRFAEAMPIYEWLMPILHLDARADLVQCIKLCEAIAGRGSALTRPPRLALPEADRVFVEQIMAKALANRPQLPDVGL; via the coding sequence ATGAGCAAGCGTATTAACTGGAGTGGCGTCTTCCCCGCGGTCACCACTCAATTCAACGATGACTTTTCCATCAACCTGGACAAGACCCACCAGGTGATTTCCAACGTCATTCGTGACGGCGTCTCGGGCCTGGTGGTGTGCGGTTCGGTCGGCGAGAACACCTCGCTGACCGCCGAAGAAAAAATCGCCGTGACCGAAGTCGCGGTCGATGCCTCCCGTGGCCGGGTGCCGGTAATTTGCGGCGTGGCCGAGTTCACCAGCGTGCAAGCGGCCAAGGTGGCCAACGCCGTGCGCAAGGTCGGGGTTGATGGCGTGATGCTGATGCCGGCGCTGGTGTACGGCTCCAAGCCGTTTGAAACCGCCGAGCACTACCGCTACGTGGCGAAGAACGCCGACGTGCCGCTGATGGTCTACAACAACCCGCCGATCTATAAAAACGACGTCACCCCGGACATCCTGATTTCCCTGGCCGACTGCGACAACGTGGTGTGCTTCAAGGACTCCTCCGGTGACACCCGTCGCTTCATCGACGTGCGCAATGAAGTGGGTGATCGTTTCGTGCTGTTCGCGGGCCTGGACGACGTGGTGCTCGAAAGCATCGCCGTGGGCGCCGAAGGCTGGGTGTCGGGCATGTCCAACGTGTTCCCCAAGGAAGGCGAAACCATCTTCCGCCTGGCCAAGGCCGGACGCTTTGCCGAAGCCATGCCGATCTACGAATGGCTGATGCCGATCCTGCACCTCGATGCCCGTGCCGACCTGGTGCAGTGCATCAAGCTGTGCGAAGCCATCGCCGGTCGCGGCAGCGCGCTGACCCGCCCACCACGCCTGGCCCTGCCGGAAGCCGATCGGGTGTTCGTCGAGCAGATCATGGCCAAGGCCCTGGCCAACCGTCCGCAACTGCCGGACGTCGGTCTCTGA